Proteins found in one Magnolia sinica isolate HGM2019 chromosome 5, MsV1, whole genome shotgun sequence genomic segment:
- the LOC131246607 gene encoding probable beta-1,4-xylosyltransferase IRX10L, whose translation MGFGIWVFRVFAVLALVSIVGAEEIEQNQKTERISGSAGDVLEDDPVGRLKVFVYELPSKYNKKILKKDPRCLTHMFAAEIFMHRFLLSSPVRTLNPEEADWFYTPVYTTCDLTPNGLPLPFKSPRMMRSAIQLISTNWPYWNRTEGADHFFVVPHDFGACFHYQEEKAIERGILTLLRRATLVQTFGQRNHVCLDEGSITIPPYAPPQKMQAHLIPPDTPRSIFVYFRGLFYDVGNDPEGGYYARGARASVWENFKDNPLFDISTEHPTTYYEDMQRAVFCLCPLGWAPWSPRLVEGVIFGCIPVIIADDIVLPFADAIPWEDIGVFVAEEDVPNLDTILTSISPEVILRKQRLLANPSMKQAMLFPQPAQPGDAFHQILNGLARKLPHDRSVYLRPGEKVLNWTAGPVGDLKPW comes from the exons ATGGGTTTTGGGATCTGGGTTTTTCGTGTTTTTGCAGTTCTTGCTCTTGTTTCGATCGTGGGTGCTGAGGAGATCGAGCAGAATCAGAAGACAGAGAGGATTTCAG GAAGCGCTGGCGATGTTTTGGAAGACGACCCCGTTGGAAGGTTGAAGGTGTTTGTTTATGAACTGCCAAGCAAGTACAATAAAAAGATACTTAAGAAGGATCCCAGATGCCTCACTCACATGTTTGCTGCCGAGATCTTCATGCACCGGTTCTTGTTGTCGAGCCCCGTCCGAACTCTCAATCCGGAGGAAGCTGATTGGTTCTACACCCCTGTGTACACTACTTGTGACCTGACCCCTAATGGGCTCCCACTGCCTTTCAAATCACCTCGGATGATGAGAAGCGCGATACAGCTGATTTCTACAAACTGGCCTTATTGGAATAGGACGGAAGGTGCAGACCACTTCTTCGTCGTTCCGCATGACTTTGGCGCATGCTTTCACTATCAA GAAGAGAAAGCCATTGAACGTGGGATTCTTACGTTGCTTAGGCGGGCCACACTAGTTCAGACTTTTGGGCAACGGAATCATGTTTGTTTGGACGAGGGCTCGATAACCATTCCTCCATATGCTCCTCCGCAAAAAATGCAAGCGCACCTTATTCCTCCTGACACTCCTCGCTCTATCTTTGTTTACTTCCGTGGTTTGTTCTACGACGTTGGAAATGATCCTGAAGGCGGTTATTATGCAAG AGGGGCGCGCGCATCGGTGTGGGAGAACTTCAAGGACAACCCGCTCTTCGACATCTCCACAGAGCACCCGACGACTTACTACGAGGACATGCAGCGGGCTGTCTTCTGTCTGTGTCCTCTGGGGTGGGCCCCGTGGAGTCCAAGGCTGGTGGAAGGGGTCATATTTGGCTGCATACCAGTGATCATAGCGGATGACATTGTACTGCCCTTTGCAGATGCAATCCCATGGGAGGATATTGGTGTCTTCGTGGCCGAAGAGGATGTCCCGAACTTGGACACGATCCTCACATCAATATCGCCTGAGGTGATACTGCGGAAACAGAGGTTGCTTGCAAATCCTTCGATGAAGCAAGCTATGTTGTTCCCACAGCCGGCCCAACCAGGCGATGCATTCCATCAGATATTGAACGGTCTTGCTCGTAAGCTGCCGCATGATAGGAGTGTTTACTTGAGGCCGGGTGAGAAGGTTTTGAACTGGACTGCAGGTCCAGTCGGCGATCTGAAACCTTGGTAG